The following are encoded together in the Candidatus Zixiibacteriota bacterium genome:
- a CDS encoding flagellar protein FlgN yields the protein MITGLIDIISREAQVFEAFLALLNQQKTMLVSNNIDGLNATTELQREKLVESQLLARERERFVEQIKIVNALDGDLTVSRLIELVDSEHAETLHQLKETIIALNQKIAKVRDSNAMLINQSREFISRTMTMLAQIGRSESAYDRAGCERDQKSTLLLDRTI from the coding sequence ATGATAACCGGACTTATAGACATCATTAGCCGCGAGGCTCAAGTATTCGAGGCTTTTCTGGCCCTGTTAAACCAGCAGAAAACGATGCTGGTCTCCAATAATATCGACGGACTCAATGCGACCACCGAGCTTCAACGCGAAAAGCTTGTTGAAAGCCAATTGCTGGCTCGTGAGCGTGAACGGTTTGTCGAGCAGATAAAAATTGTCAACGCCCTTGATGGGGACTTAACAGTATCACGTCTCATTGAGCTTGTCGATAGTGAGCACGCCGAGACGCTTCATCAATTGAAAGAGACTATCATTGCCCTCAACCAAAAGATCGCCAAAGTTCGCGACAGTAACGCTATGCTCATAAATCAATCGAGAGAATTTATCTCTCGCACCATGACAATGCTTGCCCAGATCGGACGGAGCGAAAGCGCTTACGACCGCGCCGGCTGCGAACGTGACCAAAAATCAACCCTGCTTCTGGATAGGACAATCTGA
- the flgL gene encoding flagellar hook-associated protein FlgL, producing MRVTNNMMSERVAFNTQRSIRRFMDLQTGMSSGRRINKPSDDPVGTVRDLGYRNELTKIEQHQKNISTGLHWVATYETSLADMNDIISSAKEIAVAMSNGTYDENAREASANEIQSIFNQMIQLGNTELEGRRIFGGFKTTTKPLEFSANGVIYRGDSGKIDFEIDSALKVTVNSNGSDVFLKKLSTLGETADLNLGVTGTTTLSDLNNGNGINLAPGTFTITDKNLNITSTIDVSAAVTLNDAIAAINAQLAADGITSITASLGSEGNNIRLDTTQTGIVASTTALGVLNNGNGVDLTPGKFRLSDGGTTDIQIDMSGAQTIGDAVTAFNTQVAAAGISNVTMSLNAGGTGFDIVDSNPISLGLSISETNEFETTAGNLGLIGLINPALAGVALNPSISFEITETTGTTAAGLGIKGNITSDFAGSDLDPVLRATSLIANLKNRIGIPRNEITIWQGEKRLTVDLGDPALVTVQDVLDKLNSSGLAITASINAQSRGIQIANNDPTRSLTVEDGTGSRTAKDMGIFGSSDMMGSLLVLNNALRNDDQEGAGILLKNLDDSILHLLNERAMVGARTIRFDTTRSRHEDKKLSFTRLLSEVEDADLPELVTRLATYESNYRAALLASAKIIQPTLMDFLSR from the coding sequence ATGCGCGTAACTAACAATATGATGTCCGAGCGGGTTGCCTTCAATACCCAGCGCTCAATTCGCCGTTTTATGGACCTCCAGACAGGGATGTCCTCGGGACGACGCATAAATAAGCCGTCTGATGACCCGGTGGGCACGGTGCGGGATCTGGGTTATCGCAACGAACTCACCAAAATAGAACAGCACCAAAAAAACATTAGTACCGGATTGCATTGGGTTGCCACCTATGAAACATCGCTCGCGGATATGAACGATATCATCTCATCGGCCAAAGAAATTGCAGTTGCTATGAGTAACGGGACATACGACGAAAACGCCCGCGAAGCATCGGCCAATGAAATTCAATCCATTTTCAACCAGATGATCCAACTGGGAAACACCGAACTTGAAGGACGGCGGATTTTTGGAGGATTCAAAACAACTACAAAACCGCTCGAGTTTTCAGCCAACGGCGTTATCTATCGAGGTGATAGCGGAAAAATTGATTTTGAAATCGATTCTGCCCTGAAAGTAACCGTCAACAGTAACGGCTCAGACGTTTTCCTGAAAAAACTTTCGACTCTCGGTGAAACAGCTGATTTGAACTTGGGCGTCACGGGGACCACAACGCTGTCAGACTTGAATAACGGCAACGGAATAAACCTCGCGCCGGGAACATTTACGATAACCGATAAAAACCTAAATATCACCTCGACAATTGATGTTTCTGCCGCCGTCACTCTAAATGACGCAATAGCCGCTATCAATGCCCAACTCGCAGCAGACGGCATCACCTCGATTACTGCTTCTCTCGGCAGCGAAGGTAACAATATAAGACTCGACACCACTCAAACCGGAATCGTCGCCTCGACCACAGCGCTTGGCGTCCTCAATAACGGAAACGGCGTCGATCTCACACCCGGCAAATTTCGTCTTTCAGATGGTGGCACGACCGACATTCAGATTGATATGAGTGGCGCGCAAACTATCGGGGATGCTGTCACCGCCTTTAATACTCAGGTTGCTGCTGCCGGAATTAGCAATGTGACAATGTCGCTTAACGCTGGAGGCACTGGTTTTGATATTGTCGATTCCAATCCAATTTCGCTTGGCCTGTCCATTTCAGAGACAAACGAATTTGAAACAACAGCCGGAAATCTTGGCCTAATCGGTTTGATCAACCCGGCTCTGGCTGGAGTCGCGCTCAACCCAAGCATATCATTCGAAATTACTGAAACAACGGGTACAACCGCGGCTGGTTTAGGGATAAAAGGAAATATAACCTCTGACTTTGCAGGAAGCGACCTCGACCCAGTCCTTCGCGCGACGTCACTCATTGCAAATCTCAAGAACAGAATCGGCATCCCTCGCAATGAGATAACTATATGGCAGGGGGAGAAGAGACTGACCGTAGACCTTGGTGATCCCGCATTGGTGACAGTCCAGGATGTTCTCGATAAATTGAATAGCTCAGGACTTGCGATCACGGCCTCCATTAATGCCCAAAGCAGAGGCATTCAGATTGCTAACAATGACCCAACTCGTTCGCTTACTGTGGAAGACGGTACCGGATCAAGAACCGCTAAAGATATGGGTATATTTGGCTCAAGCGACATGATGGGATCGCTTCTTGTTCTCAATAATGCCCTCCGAAATGATGATCAGGAAGGCGCCGGTATCTTACTAAAAAATCTCGATGACAGTATCTTGCACCTGCTCAACGAACGCGCCATGGTCGGCGCGCGAACTATCCGCTTTGACACAACTAGATCGCGGCACGAAGACAAAAAGCTGAGTTTCACTCGCTTGTTATCTGAAGTCGAAGATGCCGATCTGCCTGAGCTGGTCACAAGACTTGCGACCTACGAAAGCAACTACCGCGCGGCATTATTGGCCAGCGCGAAAATAATACAGCCCACCCTGATGGATTTTCTAAGCCGATAA
- the flgK gene encoding flagellar hook-associated protein FlgK codes for MPGLFQGLEIGKRALLTHQVTLQTIGHNISNVNTPGFSRQRVRVSSSFPESTPKGAYGTGIQVDDIKHVRDLFLGRQFREANKSLGDWSYQEKSLTQIESLFNEPQDNALGSLINKFWDSWSDLSTNSDSANNRRLVVTQANQLVNGFQQLAHQLTELRESTDRDIKGMTEDVNRMTSEIARLNQQIASTELGNQTANDLRDTRDQITDELSNIIDVRVLEKSNGGSVVTMGSMVLVDGSDSLEIGTDSVNNNGVFSNKLVWKGTSVSLRNLSGQLAGLTKSRDEIIPGYLTQLNELASNIIDKVNELHRSGYGPNGTTGVNFFDPAFKTAGLMRLNQEIVTDINNIAASSTVDGDNILALSISDLRNARTMSGGTQTINDFYSSIVGNLGVETNKAVSFKDNYELLLHQIENSRQSVQGVSLDEEMSNMIRSQHAYDAAARVITSFDQALDTVINGMGIVGRQ; via the coding sequence ATGCCAGGCTTATTTCAAGGATTGGAAATCGGAAAACGGGCGCTTTTGACCCATCAGGTCACGCTCCAAACTATCGGCCACAATATCTCGAATGTGAACACCCCCGGTTTCAGCCGCCAGCGTGTACGGGTATCATCATCGTTTCCAGAAAGCACCCCAAAAGGGGCATACGGCACAGGAATTCAAGTAGACGATATCAAACATGTACGCGACCTGTTTCTCGGCCGACAGTTTCGCGAAGCAAATAAATCGCTTGGAGATTGGTCGTATCAGGAAAAAAGCCTCACTCAGATTGAATCACTTTTCAACGAACCGCAGGACAACGCCCTCGGATCACTCATAAATAAGTTCTGGGATTCGTGGTCAGACCTTTCGACCAATTCCGATTCTGCGAATAACCGCCGCTTGGTAGTGACACAGGCCAACCAGCTTGTAAACGGTTTTCAACAGCTTGCCCACCAACTAACCGAATTGAGAGAGTCAACCGACCGAGACATAAAAGGGATGACTGAGGACGTCAACCGGATGACTTCGGAGATAGCCCGCCTCAATCAGCAAATAGCTTCTACTGAACTCGGAAACCAAACCGCCAACGACCTCCGCGACACCCGCGACCAGATAACAGACGAACTCTCAAATATCATTGATGTGCGGGTGCTTGAGAAAAGTAATGGCGGTAGTGTGGTCACTATGGGATCGATGGTATTGGTCGACGGATCTGACTCGCTTGAAATCGGCACCGATAGCGTCAATAATAACGGCGTGTTCAGTAATAAATTAGTTTGGAAAGGGACATCCGTCTCGCTCCGCAATCTCTCAGGCCAGCTTGCCGGATTGACCAAGTCTCGCGATGAGATTATCCCGGGTTATCTGACGCAACTGAACGAGCTTGCAAGCAATATCATCGACAAGGTCAATGAGCTGCATCGCTCCGGTTACGGTCCCAATGGAACGACCGGTGTGAACTTCTTTGATCCAGCATTTAAAACCGCCGGACTGATGCGGCTCAATCAGGAAATTGTGACAGACATAAATAATATCGCCGCCTCATCGACAGTCGATGGGGATAACATTCTTGCTCTCTCGATATCTGACCTCAGAAATGCAAGAACAATGTCTGGTGGAACGCAGACTATCAACGACTTTTACAGCAGTATTGTCGGGAATCTTGGAGTAGAAACAAACAAAGCGGTCTCGTTCAAGGATAATTACGAGCTACTCCTTCATCAGATAGAAAACTCACGACAATCAGTCCAAGGCGTATCGCTTGACGAGGAGATGTCAAATATGATTCGCTCTCAACATGCCTATGACGCAGCCGCGAGAGTCATCACATCTTTTGATCAGGCTCTCGATACCGTGATCAACGGCATGGGGATTGTCGGACGACAATAA